A region from the Wansuia hejianensis genome encodes:
- a CDS encoding TrpB-like pyridoxal phosphate-dependent enzyme: MANKEIPYKIYLEESEMPKKWYNVRADMANKPAPLLNPGTLKPMTAEELGVVFCDELVQQELNDTDAWIDIPEEIVNFYKMYRPSPLVRAYCLEKKLQTPAKIYYKFEGNNTSGSHKLNSAIAQAYYAKQQGLKGVTTETGAGQWGTALSMACAYLDLDCKVYMVKVSYEQKPFRREVMRTYGASVTPSPSETTEVGRRILREHPGTTGSLGCAISEAVEVATSHEGYRYVLGSVLNQVLLHQSVIGLEAKTAMDKYGIKPDVIIGCAGGGSNLGGLISPFMGEMLRGEADYHFIAVEPASCPSFTRGKFLYDFCDTGKICPLAKMYTLGSGFIPSANHAGGLRFHGMSSTLSQLYHDGLMEARAVEQTSVFEAAEQFARIEGILPAPESSHAIRVAIDEALKCKETGEEKTILFGLTGTGYFDMVAYEKFHNGEMSDYIPSDEDLQAGFDGIPRFPGNE; this comes from the coding sequence ATGGCAAACAAAGAGATCCCGTATAAAATCTATCTGGAAGAGAGTGAGATGCCAAAGAAATGGTATAATGTACGGGCTGATATGGCAAATAAACCGGCGCCGCTGCTGAATCCGGGAACGCTGAAGCCCATGACGGCGGAAGAGCTGGGCGTGGTGTTCTGTGATGAGTTAGTGCAGCAGGAATTGAATGATACTGATGCCTGGATTGACATTCCTGAGGAGATTGTTAATTTTTACAAGATGTACCGTCCCTCACCGCTGGTGAGAGCCTACTGTCTGGAGAAAAAGCTGCAGACCCCGGCCAAGATTTATTATAAATTTGAAGGAAATAATACGAGCGGGAGCCATAAGCTGAATTCTGCAATCGCCCAGGCTTACTATGCAAAACAGCAGGGATTAAAAGGCGTGACGACTGAGACTGGCGCGGGACAGTGGGGCACAGCTCTTTCTATGGCCTGTGCTTATCTGGATCTGGACTGCAAGGTCTATATGGTGAAGGTTTCCTACGAACAGAAGCCTTTCCGCCGGGAAGTGATGCGCACCTACGGCGCGTCTGTTACGCCGTCCCCCTCTGAGACGACAGAGGTAGGCCGCAGAATACTGAGGGAGCACCCGGGAACGACCGGAAGCCTCGGCTGTGCCATCAGTGAAGCGGTTGAGGTGGCTACATCCCATGAAGGCTACCGTTATGTACTGGGCAGCGTGCTGAACCAGGTGCTGCTCCACCAGTCAGTGATCGGACTCGAGGCCAAGACAGCCATGGATAAATACGGAATTAAGCCGGACGTGATAATCGGATGCGCCGGCGGCGGTTCTAATCTGGGCGGTCTCATTTCACCTTTCATGGGTGAAATGCTGAGGGGAGAGGCAGATTATCACTTCATCGCCGTAGAGCCTGCCTCCTGTCCGAGCTTTACGAGAGGTAAGTTCCTCTACGATTTCTGCGACACCGGAAAAATCTGTCCACTTGCCAAAATGTATACCCTCGGCAGCGGATTTATACCTTCAGCCAACCATGCAGGCGGGCTGCGCTTCCATGGCATGAGCTCCACCCTGTCACAGTTGTACCACGACGGCCTGATGGAAGCCAGGGCTGTAGAGCAGACTTCAGTATTTGAGGCGGCCGAGCAATTCGCGAGAATTGAGGGAATCCTTCCGGCGCCGGAAAGCAGCCATGCGATCCGTGTCGCCATAGACGAAGCGCTGAAATGTAAGGAAACCGGTGAAGAAAAGACAATTCTTTTCGGTCTGACCGGCACAGGATATTTTGATATGGTGGCCTATGAAAAATTCCACAATGGAGAAATGAGCGATTATATTCCGTCCGATGAAGATCTGCAGGCAGGTTTCGACGGGATTCCCAGATTCCCGGGGAACGAATAA
- a CDS encoding DUF4349 domain-containing protein: MKKNLKIILALLIAILCLFSACGGPYKSTTEARTSTARDAGRSASGYGSEKSAVLESSGASAAETDTGFASSASGSTESSGQPVTDPTRKLVKYQYLTMETKEFDNLNSWIQEHVKSAGGYIENSSVSGTSASSISTRNASYVIRIPADIMDTFITELQGEGTVTYRSENVEDVTLNYMDTESHITALKTEQETLLNMLSQSSDLETLLAIQDRLTDIRYQLENYESQLRLYDNDIEYSTITLDIREVDRETAVEGGSFGSQLKERLSSNFYSLGKGLQSFALWFLGALPFWLLLAALAVITIVIIKLIRKKRTKTTNNRTKAIEQEDRHLPPK; encoded by the coding sequence ATGAAAAAGAATCTGAAAATTATTCTAGCCCTGTTAATCGCCATCCTCTGTCTGTTTTCCGCCTGCGGAGGCCCATACAAAAGCACCACGGAAGCCCGGACTTCAACCGCCCGGGACGCCGGCAGATCTGCCTCCGGCTACGGATCGGAAAAATCTGCGGTTCTGGAATCCTCCGGCGCTTCTGCTGCGGAAACCGATACCGGGTTCGCTTCTTCTGCTTCCGGTTCAACGGAAAGCTCCGGGCAGCCGGTCACTGATCCCACCCGCAAACTGGTAAAATATCAATACCTTACCATGGAAACCAAAGAATTCGACAATCTGAATTCCTGGATTCAGGAGCATGTAAAATCCGCCGGCGGATACATAGAAAATTCCAGCGTATCCGGCACCTCTGCCTCCTCTATCAGCACACGCAATGCCAGCTATGTCATCCGCATCCCGGCCGACATCATGGACACCTTCATAACAGAGCTTCAGGGAGAAGGAACTGTCACCTACCGTTCCGAAAATGTAGAAGATGTAACGCTGAACTATATGGACACAGAAAGCCACATCACCGCCCTGAAGACGGAGCAGGAAACACTCTTAAACATGCTCTCCCAATCCAGTGATTTGGAGACCCTGCTGGCCATCCAGGACCGTCTGACCGATATCCGCTATCAGCTAGAAAACTACGAATCCCAACTGCGCCTTTATGACAATGACATTGAATACAGCACAATCACACTGGATATCCGTGAGGTAGACCGTGAAACGGCCGTGGAAGGCGGAAGTTTCGGCAGTCAGCTGAAAGAACGCCTCTCCTCCAATTTTTACTCCCTGGGCAAGGGCCTCCAGTCATTCGCCCTCTGGTTCCTGGGAGCACTGCCATTCTGGCTCCTGCTGGCAGCACTCGCCGTAATAACCATCGTCATCATAAAGCTCATACGCAAAAAACGCACAAAAACAACTAATAACCGAACCAAAGCCATAGAACAGGAAGACAGACACCTGCCCCCCAAGTAA
- a CDS encoding NADH-dependent [FeFe] hydrogenase, group A6, whose translation MVKLMIDGNQIEVPENTTILEAAARTGIRIPTLCFLKDLNEIGACRVCVVEIEGYDKLFTACNNVVKEGMVIHTNSRKVRNVRKTNVELILSQHNVSCATCVRSGNCSLQQIAGDLNIYDVPMMKQIPFPKGSKDFPLIRSYSKCIKCMRCIQVCDKIQGCGIWDVVNTGSRTTVDVAKVLRLEDSECALCGQCITHCPVGALRERDDTEKVFEALEDPEKIVVVQIAPAVRTAWGEELGLKPEFATVKRLAAALRRLGFDYIFDTNFSADLTIMEEGSEFLERLKHKDTEKFPMFTSCCPGWVRYVKGHYPEFTDQLSTAKSPQQMFGAVAKSYYAKILGVDPSKIFSVSIMPCIAKKHECAIPVMNDAGGGQDVDVALTTREVVRMIRSSTIVPMSLKEEELDMPLGVGSGAGVIFGATGGVMEAALRSAYYLVTGQNPDPDAFRSVRGMEGWKEAEFDLAGSTIKVAVVSGLGNAGRLLKSLRQGKVSYDFVEVMACPGGCAGGGGQPIHDGYEMAEERVDILYGLDRVNNLRFSHENPSVIKCYEDYLGAPLSEKAHHLLHTDHHAWKMPEEK comes from the coding sequence ATGGTAAAATTGATGATTGATGGGAACCAGATAGAAGTGCCCGAAAACACCACCATTTTAGAAGCGGCCGCCCGAACCGGCATACGGATACCTACGCTCTGTTTTTTGAAGGATCTGAATGAAATCGGCGCCTGCCGCGTGTGCGTGGTGGAGATAGAAGGCTATGATAAATTATTTACGGCCTGTAATAATGTAGTAAAAGAAGGTATGGTCATACATACGAACAGCAGGAAAGTCAGGAATGTCAGGAAAACGAATGTGGAGCTGATCCTGTCACAGCACAATGTCAGCTGCGCTACCTGCGTCCGCAGCGGCAATTGTTCGCTGCAGCAGATCGCGGGGGATCTGAACATCTATGATGTGCCGATGATGAAGCAGATTCCATTTCCGAAGGGGAGCAAGGATTTCCCGCTGATCAGGAGCTATTCAAAATGTATTAAATGCATGCGCTGTATTCAGGTGTGCGACAAGATCCAGGGCTGCGGCATCTGGGACGTGGTGAATACCGGTTCCAGGACCACGGTGGATGTGGCGAAGGTCCTGCGCCTGGAGGATTCCGAATGCGCACTCTGTGGCCAGTGTATCACACACTGCCCGGTAGGAGCTCTCCGTGAGAGGGACGATACGGAGAAGGTCTTTGAAGCGTTGGAAGATCCGGAGAAGATCGTGGTTGTCCAGATCGCTCCGGCTGTACGGACTGCCTGGGGCGAGGAGCTGGGGCTGAAACCGGAATTTGCCACAGTGAAGCGTCTGGCAGCGGCTCTGAGGCGGCTGGGCTTTGACTATATTTTTGACACAAATTTTTCAGCAGATCTCACGATCATGGAAGAGGGAAGCGAATTCCTGGAGCGGCTGAAGCATAAGGACACAGAAAAATTCCCGATGTTCACATCCTGCTGTCCCGGCTGGGTGCGCTATGTCAAGGGGCACTATCCGGAGTTTACGGATCAGTTGTCTACGGCGAAATCTCCGCAGCAGATGTTCGGGGCGGTCGCGAAATCCTATTACGCGAAGATTCTGGGAGTTGATCCTTCGAAGATCTTTTCTGTATCCATCATGCCCTGTATCGCGAAAAAGCATGAATGTGCGATTCCCGTGATGAACGACGCGGGAGGAGGACAGGATGTAGATGTGGCTCTTACGACCCGTGAAGTAGTCCGTATGATACGCTCTTCAACAATCGTACCGATGAGCCTGAAGGAAGAAGAGCTGGACATGCCTTTGGGCGTGGGAAGCGGAGCTGGAGTCATCTTCGGTGCGACAGGCGGTGTCATGGAGGCGGCGCTCCGAAGCGCCTATTATCTGGTAACCGGGCAGAATCCGGACCCGGATGCCTTCAGGAGCGTGCGCGGTATGGAGGGCTGGAAGGAAGCGGAATTTGACCTGGCGGGAAGCACGATTAAGGTTGCTGTCGTCAGCGGCCTCGGCAATGCCGGAAGACTGCTGAAATCCCTCAGGCAGGGCAAGGTTTCCTATGATTTTGTTGAAGTCATGGCCTGTCCCGGCGGCTGTGCGGGAGGCGGCGGACAGCCGATCCACGATGGTTATGAGATGGCGGAGGAGCGGGTAGATATCCTCTATGGGCTGGACCGCGTCAATAATCTGAGGTTCTCCCATGAGAATCCATCCGTGATAAAATGCTACGAGGATTATCTGGGCGCTCCGCTTTCAGAAAAAGCCCACCATCTGCTCCATACTGATCATCATGCCTGGAAAATGCCTGAAGAAAAATAA
- a CDS encoding LysR family transcriptional regulator has protein sequence MDQYLPLYHIFYTAAKCGNISRASRELYISQPAVSKAIRKLEESLNTTLFKRNSRGVSLTEDGALLFHHVQDAFSSLDTAEQLLERKHSLGISHLRIGVSAIMCKYVLLPYLQDFIRLYPHVKIAISCQSTYQTLELLQERKVDIGLIGSPNSQKALDFFPVQSIQDTFVASETYLNNLSLRESDPNLFHTATFMMLDEENLSRQFVNDYFKLHDIELKNVLEVSTVDLLIEFAKIGMGAACVIKEFVRPELDNHELMELPLDIRFPSRKVGFAVLKENRELYPVREFLELTLQ, from the coding sequence ATGGATCAATATCTCCCTCTCTATCACATTTTCTACACTGCCGCCAAATGCGGCAATATCTCCCGGGCATCCCGAGAGCTCTACATCAGCCAGCCGGCCGTGAGCAAAGCGATCCGGAAGCTGGAGGAATCACTGAACACTACGCTGTTTAAAAGAAATTCCAGAGGCGTCTCCCTGACTGAGGACGGCGCTCTGCTCTTCCATCATGTACAGGACGCTTTCAGCTCGCTGGACACGGCTGAACAGCTTTTAGAGCGGAAACACAGTCTGGGCATCTCCCATCTTCGCATCGGCGTCAGCGCCATCATGTGCAAATACGTGCTCCTGCCGTATCTTCAGGATTTTATCCGCCTCTATCCCCATGTAAAAATTGCTATTTCCTGCCAGTCTACCTATCAGACTCTGGAGCTCCTGCAGGAACGGAAGGTAGATATTGGCCTCATCGGCAGCCCCAATTCACAGAAAGCTCTGGACTTCTTCCCTGTCCAGTCTATCCAGGACACCTTCGTGGCTTCGGAAACGTATCTAAACAACCTCTCTCTCCGCGAAAGTGATCCCAATCTCTTTCACACGGCCACCTTCATGATGCTCGACGAAGAAAATCTGTCCAGGCAATTTGTCAACGACTATTTTAAACTGCACGATATCGAGCTGAAAAACGTATTGGAGGTTTCTACCGTAGACCTCCTGATTGAATTCGCAAAGATCGGAATGGGCGCCGCCTGTGTGATCAAAGAATTTGTACGCCCGGAACTGGATAACCACGAGTTGATGGAGCTTCCCCTGGACATCCGTTTCCCTTCCCGTAAGGTCGGCTTTGCTGTCCTCAAAGAGAACAGGGAATTATACCCCGTCCGTGAATTTTTGGAGTTGACCCTCCAGTGA
- the ilvN gene encoding acetolactate synthase small subunit has protein sequence MKQRILSILVDNTSGVLSRVAGLFSRRGYNIDSLTVGVTADPMYSRMTVVASGDDLVLEQITRQLEKLVDVRDIKVLKPDESVNRELILVKVKADAQTRQNVISVADIFRAKIVDVGMESLIVELTGAQNKLDAFLNLLQGYEILELARTGITGLSRGKDDVRYL, from the coding sequence ATGAAGCAGAGAATTTTATCAATTCTTGTAGATAATACTTCAGGTGTACTGAGCCGTGTAGCAGGACTGTTCAGCCGCAGGGGCTACAATATCGACAGCCTGACGGTGGGAGTGACGGCAGACCCGATGTATTCCAGGATGACAGTGGTGGCCAGCGGGGATGACCTGGTGCTGGAACAGATTACCCGGCAGCTGGAGAAGCTGGTGGATGTCAGAGACATCAAGGTGCTGAAGCCGGATGAAAGCGTGAACCGTGAATTGATTCTTGTGAAGGTGAAGGCGGATGCGCAGACGAGGCAGAATGTCATATCTGTAGCGGATATTTTCCGCGCTAAGATTGTGGATGTGGGGATGGAATCCCTGATCGTAGAGCTGACAGGGGCCCAGAATAAACTGGATGCATTCCTGAACCTGCTTCAGGGCTATGAGATACTGGAGCTGGCCAGAACCGGGATCACTGGATTATCCAGGGGGAAGGATGACGTCCGCTACCTGTGA
- the leuD gene encoding 3-isopropylmalate dehydratase small subunit — MQAKGRVFKYGDNVDTDVIIPARYLNSSDPAELATHCMEDIDRNFVKKVQKGDIIVANKNFGCGSSREHAPIAIKAAGVSCVIAETFARIFYRNSINIGLPIIECPEAAREIEAGDEVEIDFDSGMIYDRTKGTQYKGQAFPEFMQKIIKAEGLINYINQK, encoded by the coding sequence ATGCAGGCAAAAGGCAGAGTTTTTAAATACGGAGACAATGTGGACACAGACGTAATTATACCGGCGAGATATCTGAACTCCTCAGATCCCGCCGAGCTGGCCACTCACTGTATGGAGGATATTGACCGGAATTTCGTGAAAAAGGTGCAGAAGGGCGACATCATTGTTGCGAATAAGAATTTCGGCTGCGGTTCTTCCCGTGAGCACGCACCGATTGCCATCAAAGCGGCAGGGGTGAGCTGTGTAATTGCGGAAACCTTCGCGCGGATTTTTTACCGGAATTCAATCAACATCGGACTCCCGATCATTGAATGCCCGGAGGCGGCAAGAGAGATTGAGGCAGGGGACGAGGTGGAGATAGACTTTGACTCCGGCATGATCTATGACCGGACGAAGGGAACCCAGTATAAGGGGCAGGCGTTTCCGGAGTTCATGCAGAAGATCATCAAAGCCGAAGGGCTGATTAATTATATCAACCAGAAATGA
- a CDS encoding DUF378 domain-containing protein, translated as MRVLNCIALTIVIIGAINWGLVGFFNFNLVAFLFGGMSWLSRIIYALVGICGLYLITFYGRLADSRD; from the coding sequence ATGAGAGTATTAAATTGTATTGCTTTGACAATCGTTATAATAGGGGCCATTAACTGGGGACTGGTAGGATTTTTTAACTTTAACCTGGTTGCATTTCTGTTCGGAGGAATGAGCTGGCTTTCAAGGATCATTTACGCGCTTGTAGGTATCTGCGGACTGTATCTGATCACATTTTATGGAAGGCTTGCGGATTCCAGAGATTGA
- the ilvC gene encoding ketol-acid reductoisomerase, which yields MAAKIFYQEDCNLSLLEGKKIAIIGYGSQGHAHALNLKDSGCDVIIGLYEGSKSWAKAEAQGFKVYTAAEAAKQADIIMILINDEKQAAMYKRDIEPNLEEGNMLMFAHGFAIHFGQIVPPKFVDVTMIAPKGPGHTVRSEYEVGKGVPCLVAVEQDYTGKAQDMALAYALGIGGARAGVLETTFRTETETDLFGEQAVLCGGVCALMQAGFETLCEAGYDPRNAYFECIHEMKLIVDLIYQSGFSGMRYSISNTAEYGDYITGPKIITEETKKTMKKILADIQDGTFAKDFLLDMSPAGGQAHFRAMRRKASEHPAEIVGEEVRKLYSWSDEDKLINN from the coding sequence ATGGCAGCAAAGATTTTTTACCAGGAAGACTGTAACCTTTCATTACTGGAAGGAAAGAAAATAGCCATTATCGGTTATGGCAGCCAGGGACATGCACACGCGTTGAATCTGAAGGATTCCGGCTGCGATGTGATCATCGGGCTTTATGAGGGAAGCAAGTCCTGGGCAAAGGCAGAGGCACAGGGATTTAAAGTGTATACCGCCGCGGAGGCGGCAAAGCAGGCTGATATCATCATGATCCTGATCAACGATGAGAAGCAGGCTGCCATGTATAAGAGAGATATTGAACCGAACCTGGAAGAGGGCAACATGCTGATGTTCGCCCATGGCTTTGCCATCCACTTCGGCCAGATTGTTCCGCCCAAGTTCGTGGATGTCACCATGATCGCGCCGAAGGGACCGGGACACACAGTTAGAAGCGAGTATGAAGTGGGCAAGGGCGTTCCCTGCCTGGTAGCCGTAGAGCAGGATTATACAGGTAAAGCACAGGATATGGCTCTGGCGTATGCGCTGGGCATTGGCGGCGCGCGCGCAGGAGTCCTGGAGACCACCTTCCGCACAGAGACAGAGACAGATCTCTTTGGCGAGCAGGCTGTACTCTGCGGCGGTGTCTGCGCACTGATGCAGGCGGGCTTTGAGACCCTCTGTGAGGCAGGCTATGATCCGAGAAATGCATATTTTGAATGTATCCATGAGATGAAGCTGATCGTTGACCTGATCTATCAGTCAGGCTTCTCAGGAATGAGATACTCTATCTCGAACACTGCAGAATACGGCGACTACATTACAGGACCGAAGATCATCACTGAAGAGACCAAGAAGACCATGAAGAAGATCCTTGCAGATATCCAGGACGGAACCTTTGCGAAGGATTTCCTGCTGGATATGTCGCCGGCAGGCGGACAGGCTCATTTCCGTGCGATGAGAAGAAAAGCATCCGAGCATCCGGCAGAGATCGTTGGTGAGGAAGTACGTAAGCTCTATAGCTGGAGTGATGAGGACAAACTGATCAACAATTAA
- the leuC gene encoding 3-isopropylmalate dehydratase large subunit: MGMTMTQKILAAAAGLDHVEAGQLIEADLDLVLGNDITSPVAIHEMEKFAKKDVFHKDKIALVMDHFIPNKDIKSAEHCKCVREFACKHEITNYFDVGDMGIEHALLPEKGLVVAGDVVIGADSHTCTYGALGAFSTGVGSTDMAAGMATGKAWFKVPSAIRFRLVGKPSRWISGKDVILHIIGMIGVDGALYKSMEFVGEGVASLSMDDRFTIANMAIEAGGKNGIFSVDDQAIAYMKEHSQREFKIYEADPDAVYEEEYTIDLSQLKPTVALPHLPENTKTIDEISEDVKIDQSVIGSCTNGRMDDLRAAAEILKGRRVKKGVRCIVIPATQAIYLQAMEEGLLKIFIEAGAVVSTPTCGPCLGGYMGILAAGERCISTTNRNFVGRMGHVDSEVYLASPAVAAASAVTGKISSPEELEA, encoded by the coding sequence ATGGGTATGACAATGACACAGAAGATCCTGGCCGCGGCGGCCGGCCTGGATCATGTAGAAGCAGGCCAGCTCATTGAAGCGGATCTGGATCTGGTATTGGGAAATGATATTACTTCCCCGGTGGCGATTCATGAGATGGAAAAGTTCGCAAAAAAGGATGTGTTCCATAAGGATAAGATTGCTCTGGTGATGGATCATTTTATTCCCAACAAGGATATCAAATCAGCAGAACATTGCAAATGTGTCCGGGAATTTGCGTGTAAACATGAGATTACGAATTATTTTGATGTTGGCGATATGGGGATTGAACACGCCCTGCTGCCCGAAAAAGGGCTTGTGGTGGCTGGTGATGTGGTGATAGGCGCTGATTCCCACACCTGCACCTACGGCGCTTTGGGCGCGTTTTCAACCGGCGTGGGAAGTACGGATATGGCGGCCGGTATGGCGACCGGAAAGGCCTGGTTTAAAGTGCCTTCTGCCATCCGGTTCCGTCTGGTCGGCAAACCTTCCAGGTGGATCAGCGGAAAAGACGTAATCCTGCACATTATAGGGATGATCGGGGTGGACGGCGCGTTGTATAAGTCTATGGAATTTGTAGGCGAGGGAGTTGCCAGCCTTTCCATGGATGACCGCTTTACTATTGCGAATATGGCTATCGAAGCGGGCGGCAAGAACGGGATCTTCTCTGTGGACGATCAGGCCATTGCCTATATGAAGGAGCATTCCCAGAGAGAATTCAAGATTTATGAGGCGGACCCGGATGCGGTCTATGAGGAAGAATATACGATTGATCTGAGCCAGCTGAAGCCGACGGTTGCCCTTCCTCATCTGCCTGAGAACACGAAGACTATTGACGAGATCTCTGAGGATGTGAAGATTGATCAGTCCGTCATCGGTTCCTGCACGAACGGGCGGATGGACGACCTGAGGGCTGCGGCGGAGATCCTGAAGGGGCGCAGGGTGAAGAAAGGCGTCCGCTGTATCGTGATTCCTGCCACCCAGGCGATTTATCTCCAAGCGATGGAAGAGGGGCTGCTGAAGATTTTCATTGAGGCCGGCGCGGTGGTGAGCACGCCTACCTGTGGGCCATGCCTGGGAGGATATATGGGAATCCTGGCTGCCGGAGAACGCTGTATATCCACCACGAACCGGAATTTTGTCGGCCGCATGGGCCATGTGGATTCGGAAGTGTATCTGGCCAGCCCGGCGGTAGCGGCGGCCAGTGCGGTAACCGGTAAAATCAGTTCACCCGAAGAGCTGGAAGCGTAA
- a CDS encoding MFS transporter, whose product MKKTATYLILYSSAHFFIDFTCAYLMFARVSGSSQFALMLFFYNFCAFALQMPLGLVTDRLKRCGSLSAAGCLLLILSLLLPFGALPLTLAAGLGNALFHIGGGTGVLRFYPGRCTEPGIFVSTGAIGLYFGTIAGKPAFMPAWIPALVMAALFFLLLFQSEERAPAEPAVGRQPKRPPSAPDSVTTAPSIAFPFICLMLVVCIRSYLGLILKFDWKSQTPFGLILILAIVCGKALGGVLSDRFGSWRTVLVSLGASGVLFLLSGSPLPGIAAVLLFNMTMPITLTAFVRLLPGQQGFCFGLLTFALFLGFLPVALNAVPGGTSIVLYAALAFLSLLLMAAAWKNRRWDR is encoded by the coding sequence ATGAAAAAAACAGCTACCTATCTGATCCTCTATTCGTCAGCTCATTTTTTCATAGACTTCACCTGTGCCTATCTGATGTTCGCGCGGGTTTCCGGAAGCAGCCAGTTCGCTCTCATGCTCTTCTTCTATAATTTCTGCGCCTTCGCCCTTCAGATGCCATTAGGCCTTGTCACAGACCGTCTGAAGCGCTGCGGCAGCCTTTCGGCTGCAGGATGCCTGCTCCTGATCTTATCTCTGCTGCTGCCCTTCGGAGCTCTGCCTCTGACGCTGGCTGCCGGGCTGGGCAATGCTCTCTTCCACATTGGAGGAGGCACCGGCGTTCTGCGCTTTTACCCCGGACGCTGCACGGAACCGGGAATCTTTGTCTCTACGGGAGCGATCGGACTCTATTTCGGGACAATTGCAGGAAAACCCGCTTTTATGCCTGCCTGGATTCCTGCCCTTGTGATGGCCGCTCTTTTTTTCCTGCTGCTGTTTCAATCCGAGGAACGCGCTCCGGCAGAACCGGCAGTCGGGCGTCAGCCAAAGCGGCCGCCGTCCGCGCCGGATTCTGTGACAACGGCCCCTTCCATTGCCTTTCCCTTTATCTGCCTGATGCTGGTCGTTTGCATACGTTCCTATCTGGGACTGATTCTGAAATTTGACTGGAAATCTCAGACACCTTTTGGCCTGATCCTCATATTGGCAATTGTCTGCGGAAAAGCACTGGGCGGCGTCCTCTCCGACCGCTTCGGAAGCTGGCGGACCGTGCTCGTGTCACTGGGAGCCTCCGGCGTTCTGTTCCTTCTCTCAGGAAGCCCGCTGCCCGGCATCGCCGCGGTACTCCTGTTTAATATGACTATGCCCATCACTTTAACCGCCTTTGTCAGACTTCTTCCCGGACAGCAGGGCTTTTGCTTCGGCCTGTTAACCTTCGCGCTATTCCTCGGATTTCTGCCTGTAGCGCTCAACGCCGTACCGGGCGGGACGTCCATCGTCTTATATGCAGCCCTGGCATTCCTGTCACTGCTTTTGATGGCTGCTGCCTGGAAGAACAGGAGGTGGGACCGATAG